The proteins below come from a single Chryseobacterium nepalense genomic window:
- a CDS encoding DUF47 domain-containing protein, which produces MGIGNIFHAFQPKDKIFFVLFEKVTENLVAMSEEFNAGIKDFDLNDDSMLKKMSDFEHKNDELTHEIFVELGKNFITPFDREDIHTLATGLDDIADYIYASTKYIFLYKSPEMKAYSDFSLLIHKACLEIQNAMKNLKGFKNMEQVKEACIKVNSIENIADDLLSNSMVELFETNDAINIIKVSSVLNYLEVVTDKAEDVANTIENIMIKYA; this is translated from the coding sequence ATGGGAATTGGTAATATTTTCCACGCTTTTCAACCAAAAGATAAAATCTTCTTCGTACTGTTCGAAAAAGTAACTGAAAACCTTGTAGCAATGTCTGAGGAATTCAATGCAGGAATTAAAGATTTTGATCTTAATGATGATTCCATGCTGAAAAAAATGAGCGACTTCGAACATAAAAATGATGAACTTACTCATGAGATCTTTGTAGAACTGGGAAAAAACTTCATTACACCTTTCGACAGAGAAGATATTCATACCCTTGCAACAGGGCTGGATGATATTGCAGATTATATTTATGCCTCAACAAAGTACATTTTCCTGTATAAATCTCCTGAGATGAAGGCATATTCCGATTTCTCATTATTGATTCACAAAGCATGTCTTGAAATCCAGAATGCTATGAAGAATCTTAAAGGCTTCAAAAATATGGAACAGGTAAAAGAAGCTTGTATTAAAGTGAACTCTATTGAAAATATAGCAGACGACCTTCTTTCCAATTCAATGGTGGAATTATTCGAAACGAATGATGCCATTAACATCATCAAAGTTTCATCTGTACTTAATTATCTTGAAGTCGTGACCGACAAAGCAGAAGATGTTGCCAATACCATTGAGAACATCATGATTAAATACGCTTAA
- a CDS encoding inorganic phosphate transporter — translation MEFPILLIVIIALALIFDYINGFHDAANSIATIVSTKVLTPFQAVLWAALWNFAAFFIAAYIIGEFKIGNTIAKTVNENFITLEVIFSGLVAAIAWNLLTWWFGIPSSSSHTLIGGFLGAALMHAFMMDYHSVVAAHPELGMWDTIKEAASQVTQQSVVKFDKVIPIFLFIFMAPIIGMIISIIITLIIVHLYKKSNPHKADQSFKRLQLASSALFSLGHGLNDAQKVMGIIGAALIYYHVEMLQDPVYLAIPAAGRFDYFAEHYIWVPLVSFLAIGLGTMSGGWKIIKTMGTKITKVTSLEGVSAETAGAITLFITDHFGIPVSTTHTITGSIIGVGLTKRVSAVRWGITVSLLWAWVLTIPISAIVAGIMYLVVTFLS, via the coding sequence ATGGAATTTCCGATTTTACTTATAGTTATTATTGCTTTGGCTCTGATTTTCGATTACATTAATGGTTTTCATGATGCAGCCAACTCAATCGCGACTATTGTTTCTACAAAAGTTTTAACACCTTTCCAGGCTGTACTTTGGGCAGCTCTTTGGAATTTCGCGGCGTTCTTTATCGCTGCTTATATTATTGGCGAATTTAAAATCGGTAACACGATTGCCAAAACTGTTAATGAAAATTTTATCACCCTCGAAGTAATATTTTCCGGGCTTGTAGCCGCCATCGCATGGAATCTCCTTACATGGTGGTTCGGGATCCCATCTTCTTCTTCTCACACACTGATCGGAGGATTTCTGGGGGCAGCCTTAATGCATGCTTTCATGATGGATTATCATAGTGTTGTCGCAGCCCATCCGGAATTGGGGATGTGGGATACGATTAAAGAAGCGGCAAGCCAGGTAACGCAGCAGAGTGTTGTGAAATTTGATAAGGTAATTCCTATTTTCCTGTTCATTTTCATGGCTCCGATTATCGGGATGATTATCTCTATCATTATTACTTTAATTATCGTTCATCTTTATAAAAAATCAAATCCGCATAAAGCAGATCAGTCGTTCAAAAGATTACAGCTGGCTTCTTCAGCACTTTTCAGCTTAGGCCATGGCCTGAATGATGCGCAGAAAGTAATGGGAATCATCGGAGCCGCATTGATTTACTATCATGTGGAGATGCTTCAGGATCCGGTCTATCTCGCTATTCCTGCTGCCGGACGTTTTGATTATTTCGCTGAACATTATATCTGGGTTCCGTTGGTGTCATTCTTGGCAATTGGTTTGGGAACCATGAGTGGAGGCTGGAAGATCATCAAAACAATGGGAACCAAAATTACAAAAGTAACTTCCCTTGAAGGGGTGAGCGCAGAAACTGCAGGTGCGATTACTCTGTTTATTACGGATCACTTCGGAATTCCTGTTTCTACAACACACACCATAACAGGGTCCATCATCGGAGTTGGTCTTACAAAAAGAGTGTCTGCCGTACGCTGGGGGATCACCGTAAGCCTTCTTTGGGCATGGGTTCTTACCATCCCGATCTCTGCAATTGTTGCGGGAATTATGTATCTTGTGGTTACATTCTTGTCATAA
- a CDS encoding TatD family hydrolase has translation MIDTHTHLYAEEFDEDRKETIQRAVDKGITEFYLPAIDSESHEKMLQLETEYPNRIFSMMGLHPCYVKPETWEKELEIVKNYLDKRNFPAIGEIGIDLYWDKTTLDIQIKAFEQQIDWAIEKDLPIVIHTRESFDETFEVLERKKHPKLRGIFHCFSGNLEQAKHAIDLNFILGIGGVVTFKNGKIDQFLNEIPLDKIVLETDSPYLAPVPHRGKRNESSYLDLVAGKLVDIYKSDFSEIDRITTENAKILFKQV, from the coding sequence ATGATTGATACCCATACCCATTTATACGCAGAAGAATTTGATGAAGACAGAAAAGAAACAATTCAAAGAGCGGTAGATAAAGGAATAACCGAATTCTATCTTCCTGCCATCGACTCAGAATCGCACGAAAAAATGCTTCAGCTGGAAACAGAATATCCGAACCGGATTTTTTCCATGATGGGCCTCCATCCATGTTATGTGAAACCTGAAACCTGGGAAAAAGAATTGGAAATCGTTAAAAATTATCTGGATAAAAGAAATTTTCCCGCTATCGGAGAAATTGGCATTGATCTGTACTGGGATAAAACAACGCTCGATATTCAAATTAAAGCTTTTGAACAGCAGATTGACTGGGCCATCGAAAAAGATCTGCCGATCGTAATTCATACACGCGAAAGCTTTGATGAAACATTTGAAGTTCTGGAAAGAAAAAAACACCCGAAACTGAGGGGAATTTTCCATTGTTTTTCAGGAAACCTGGAGCAGGCAAAACATGCCATAGATCTGAATTTTATCTTGGGAATTGGTGGAGTAGTGACCTTTAAAAACGGAAAAATAGATCAGTTCCTGAATGAAATTCCTTTAGATAAAATCGTTCTTGAAACAGATTCTCCCTACCTCGCACCCGTTCCGCACCGTGGGAAACGAAATGAAAGTTCGTATCTTGACCTTGTCGCCGGAAAACTGGTGGATATTTATAAATCTGATTTTTCGGAGATTGACAGGATTACGACGGAGAATGCAAAGATATTATTTAAACAAGTTTAA
- a CDS encoding FkbM family methyltransferase has protein sequence MSIYQRIAENLQYISPGFYKKRFFKNLNNLSKDNFSARNVEPELVWIKEFLPKKAVIFDIGANVGTFLYQLENKLDHEQIYAFEPNKKLYRRLKRLFPQMRIFPLALSDENTTAEFKVPIINGKTIASRGTLNTSYKEKGEERSYTEKVKVIRLDDWAAIESIHRLDFIKIDVEGNEMKTLYGAREVICKFLPVLMVEMEQRHHDLPIWKEISEVESWGYDAHYLNRNTFGLEKLSEDILLKNISDEKNKKEYINNIIFIPKSQ, from the coding sequence ATGTCTATATACCAAAGAATTGCTGAAAATCTGCAATATATAAGTCCCGGTTTTTACAAGAAAAGATTTTTTAAAAATTTAAACAATCTCAGTAAAGATAATTTCTCTGCAAGAAACGTAGAACCCGAATTGGTATGGATTAAAGAATTTCTCCCTAAAAAAGCCGTTATTTTTGATATAGGTGCCAATGTAGGCACATTTTTATACCAGCTGGAAAATAAGCTGGATCATGAACAGATCTATGCTTTTGAACCCAATAAAAAATTGTACAGAAGGCTTAAAAGACTATTTCCGCAAATGCGCATTTTTCCGTTGGCTCTTTCGGATGAAAACACGACAGCCGAATTTAAAGTACCCATAATCAACGGTAAAACAATTGCTTCCAGGGGAACCCTAAACACCTCTTACAAAGAAAAAGGTGAGGAAAGAAGCTATACCGAAAAGGTAAAGGTTATACGTCTTGATGACTGGGCTGCCATTGAAAGTATTCACAGGCTGGATTTTATCAAAATAGATGTTGAGGGGAATGAAATGAAAACACTTTACGGAGCCCGTGAAGTAATCTGTAAGTTTTTGCCGGTACTGATGGTGGAAATGGAGCAAAGACACCATGACCTCCCGATCTGGAAAGAAATCTCTGAAGTAGAATCCTGGGGTTATGATGCCCATTATCTTAACAGAAATACTTTCGGGCTGGAAAAATTATCGGAAGACATTCTACTGAAAAATATAAGCGACGAAAAAAATAAAAAAGAATACATCAACAACATTATCTTTATTCCTAAAAGTCAATAA
- a CDS encoding DUF2461 domain-containing protein, with amino-acid sequence MPAAVSPKVFDFLRQLAENNNREWFTENKNLYTESQENIVAFLEDLIAEMSEFDSELGKIDAKKSLFRIYRDTRFSKDKTPYKTNIGASLGMGKGSQKGGYYLHLEPGKSFIAGGIYMPESSVLKTLRKEISLYGKEFLNILNNKEFKKYFPELDQDDKLKKVPQGFEKEDPMAEYLKLKSFIVVYNLSDKEISDKSASKNLAKIFKVMKPLNDFLNAPFL; translated from the coding sequence ATGCCAGCAGCAGTTTCACCAAAAGTTTTTGATTTTTTAAGACAACTTGCCGAAAATAACAACCGTGAATGGTTTACAGAGAATAAAAATCTCTATACCGAATCTCAGGAAAATATTGTAGCATTTCTTGAAGACCTGATTGCAGAGATGTCTGAATTTGATTCTGAGTTGGGAAAAATTGATGCTAAAAAATCCCTGTTCAGAATTTACAGGGACACTCGTTTTTCAAAAGATAAAACACCTTATAAAACCAACATCGGCGCATCTCTTGGAATGGGGAAAGGCAGCCAGAAAGGCGGATATTATCTGCACCTGGAGCCGGGAAAATCTTTTATTGCCGGAGGAATCTACATGCCGGAATCTTCAGTTCTGAAAACCTTGAGAAAAGAAATTTCACTGTATGGAAAGGAATTTTTAAACATTTTAAACAATAAAGAATTTAAAAAATATTTTCCGGAGCTGGATCAGGATGACAAACTGAAAAAAGTGCCGCAGGGATTTGAAAAAGAAGATCCTATGGCTGAGTACCTGAAACTGAAAAGCTTCATCGTAGTATATAATCTTTCGGATAAGGAAATTTCGGATAAAAGCGCTTCAAAAAACCTGGCAAAAATCTTTAAAGTGATGAAGCCCCTGAATGATTTTCTGAATGCACCCTTTTTATAG
- a CDS encoding lipopolysaccharide biosynthesis protein, which translates to MSVVARQGFKYSIIGYVGFLLGTVSAIFIFPNDFEFYGKLRYSMQTAEMLVPFVVFGISYANVKFFHSVQQDGKNQNMLSLSLLIIFINFLIFCGVFFILPYFYPQFLKTQAWNIKGIILPLILVLSLCALFNKYTSNYKRIVVSNIFDNLFPKIANLGAFCLFFYFAFSQKTALAFFFGIFALMLFGYIYYTNKLDKINFDFSTDYFKKDGFWKEFMNYSFFGFLGTFGNYLAINSFMIGEYMGMEENGIYSTLYALISLISIPQLGLFNISAPIISKNLADGDMEGLDKFHKKTSLTLYFLGAVLFSCIMVGFPYLTYFMPKNGVLLREYEPVVWIWGSAVLIDLATGFNGNIISLSKYYKFNILVMLLLAGLTIFLNLYFLKNTDLKLIGIALSTAISLITYNVVKIVFNYFVFKVSPLTIEMIFVSIICTLAITVAIVLPNFSNNFINLVYKPAVVLLLIFIGNYFTKVFPIEDYLNKNFIKSIFKFK; encoded by the coding sequence ATGAGTGTAGTTGCGAGACAAGGGTTTAAGTATTCTATTATTGGCTATGTAGGTTTTCTCCTGGGTACCGTTTCCGCGATTTTCATTTTCCCAAATGATTTTGAATTTTACGGAAAACTGAGATACAGCATGCAGACCGCAGAGATGCTGGTTCCTTTCGTAGTTTTCGGGATTTCATATGCGAATGTGAAATTTTTTCACAGCGTGCAGCAAGACGGAAAAAACCAGAATATGCTTTCCCTGTCACTGCTTATCATCTTCATCAATTTCCTGATTTTCTGCGGAGTATTTTTTATACTTCCCTATTTTTATCCTCAGTTTTTAAAGACTCAGGCGTGGAACATCAAAGGAATTATTCTTCCTTTGATTTTGGTTTTGTCGCTGTGTGCCCTATTCAATAAATACACATCCAACTATAAAAGAATTGTTGTTTCCAATATTTTTGACAATCTTTTTCCTAAAATTGCCAACCTCGGTGCATTCTGTCTTTTTTTTTACTTTGCATTTTCGCAGAAGACGGCATTGGCATTTTTCTTCGGAATTTTTGCGCTGATGCTGTTCGGTTATATTTACTATACGAACAAACTGGATAAAATCAACTTCGACTTCAGTACCGATTATTTTAAAAAAGACGGGTTCTGGAAGGAGTTTATGAATTATAGTTTTTTCGGTTTTCTGGGGACTTTCGGGAATTATCTTGCGATCAACAGTTTTATGATCGGCGAATATATGGGAATGGAGGAAAACGGGATTTATTCTACATTGTATGCATTGATTTCCCTCATTTCGATTCCGCAGCTGGGATTATTTAATATTTCAGCCCCGATAATCAGTAAAAATCTTGCAGACGGAGATATGGAAGGACTGGATAAGTTTCATAAGAAAACTTCGCTCACCCTCTATTTTTTAGGTGCCGTTTTGTTTTCCTGCATTATGGTAGGATTCCCTTATCTGACTTATTTTATGCCTAAAAACGGGGTTTTGCTGAGAGAATACGAACCGGTAGTCTGGATCTGGGGATCAGCAGTGTTAATTGACCTTGCCACAGGTTTTAACGGAAATATTATTTCACTTTCAAAATACTACAAATTCAATATTCTCGTAATGCTGCTGCTTGCAGGCCTCACTATTTTCCTGAATTTATATTTCCTGAAAAATACGGATTTGAAACTGATCGGTATTGCGTTATCAACAGCCATCTCGCTGATTACCTACAATGTAGTGAAGATCGTATTTAATTATTTTGTATTTAAAGTTTCCCCACTTACTATTGAAATGATTTTCGTCTCAATTATCTGCACACTGGCCATAACCGTGGCAATTGTCCTTCCGAATTTCAGCAACAATTTCATCAATCTGGTTTACAAACCTGCTGTGGTCCTGCTTTTGATTTTCATCGGAAATTATTTCACGAAGGTTTTTCCGATTGAAGATTATTTAAACAAAAACTTTATTAAAAGTATCTTTAAATTCAAGTAG
- a CDS encoding polyprenyl synthetase family protein, translated as MEFLDKYQQIVADAIAKYTFKDKPTELYEPMNYIISHGGKRLRPIMVLMACDLFGGNLTEAIKPALAIEFFHNFTLIHDDIMDEAPLRRNKPTIHTLHGINVGILSGDGLMLKAYKFFEDLEPETFKACIRIFTHTGLLLCEGQQYDINFETQENVTFDDYIRMITYKTGVLSASSFEIGALIAKANFKDAKAIFNFGKHIGIAFQIMDDYLDVFGDQAQFGKKHAGDIYENKKTVLYLMAREHATEEERKELDYWYSKKTDNIDKVYGVEKIFRRTKVDEKALRLIEKHNEIGQSYLQKIDIPDEKKKPFAELANYLLRRES; from the coding sequence ATGGAATTTTTAGACAAATACCAGCAGATTGTTGCAGATGCTATTGCCAAATATACTTTTAAGGACAAGCCGACGGAGTTGTACGAACCGATGAACTATATCATTTCACACGGCGGGAAAAGACTTCGCCCCATTATGGTTCTTATGGCTTGCGACCTTTTTGGCGGTAATCTGACTGAAGCAATCAAACCTGCTCTTGCCATTGAATTTTTCCATAATTTCACCTTGATTCATGATGATATCATGGACGAAGCCCCGCTAAGAAGAAATAAACCAACGATTCACACATTACACGGAATCAATGTAGGTATTCTTTCAGGAGACGGACTCATGTTAAAGGCCTACAAATTCTTTGAAGACCTGGAACCTGAAACATTCAAAGCATGTATCAGAATATTCACACATACAGGGCTGCTTTTGTGCGAAGGTCAGCAATATGATATTAATTTTGAAACCCAGGAAAATGTAACTTTTGATGACTATATCAGAATGATTACCTATAAAACCGGTGTTTTGAGTGCTTCTTCTTTTGAGATCGGAGCATTGATTGCCAAGGCCAACTTTAAAGATGCCAAAGCAATTTTCAATTTCGGAAAACATATTGGGATTGCCTTCCAGATCATGGATGATTATCTCGATGTATTCGGAGACCAGGCACAATTCGGAAAAAAACATGCCGGAGATATTTACGAAAATAAAAAGACGGTTCTTTATCTGATGGCAAGAGAGCACGCAACAGAAGAAGAAAGAAAAGAACTGGATTACTGGTATTCTAAAAAAACGGACAATATCGATAAAGTCTACGGAGTAGAGAAAATTTTCAGAAGAACAAAAGTAGACGAAAAAGCGTTACGACTGATCGAAAAGCACAACGAAATCGGGCAGAGCTATCTCCAGAAAATTGATATTCCGGATGAAAAGAAAAAGCCATTCGCAGAATTGGCCAATTACTTATTAAGAAGAGAAAGTTAA
- a CDS encoding glycosyltransferase has product MRFLIIIPAHNEENNLSFTLDSLQRQSFKDFKTVIVNDGSTDNTAEVIRKYTDLDVRFETVDLQKSLHQPGSKVVYAFKKGLETQDVDAFDVICKFDSDVIFPENYLEKIGATFKKHPDYGLVGGLLYIEKNGDWVYEGNSNKHHVRGPVKAYRKESFMQMNGIRETLGWDNIDAILLQNLGWKEVVIPELHVRLIKVKGADYTIKPAEYYGKYFYFLGLNRFLAYVASCKEAVKSRSISFFFKIIGSYENCRNRKLELKISENEREIINRQRWEMLKRKWLKM; this is encoded by the coding sequence GTGAGGTTTTTAATTATAATTCCTGCGCATAACGAAGAGAATAATCTTTCTTTCACACTGGATTCTTTACAGCGGCAAAGCTTTAAGGACTTTAAAACAGTAATCGTAAACGACGGTTCTACGGATAATACGGCGGAAGTAATCAGGAAATACACTGATCTGGATGTCAGGTTTGAAACCGTGGATCTGCAGAAATCTTTACATCAGCCCGGATCAAAGGTGGTTTATGCTTTTAAAAAAGGACTTGAAACTCAGGACGTAGATGCTTTTGACGTCATTTGTAAATTTGATTCTGATGTCATATTTCCTGAAAATTACCTTGAAAAAATCGGAGCAACGTTTAAGAAACATCCTGATTACGGACTTGTTGGCGGCCTTTTATATATTGAGAAAAACGGAGATTGGGTATATGAAGGAAATTCTAATAAACATCATGTACGGGGACCAGTAAAAGCCTACCGAAAAGAAAGTTTTATGCAGATGAATGGCATCAGGGAAACTTTAGGTTGGGATAATATTGATGCAATCCTTCTTCAGAATCTAGGATGGAAAGAAGTCGTTATTCCGGAGCTGCACGTTCGTTTAATTAAAGTAAAAGGAGCAGATTATACCATTAAACCAGCCGAATATTACGGTAAATATTTCTATTTTTTAGGATTAAACAGATTTCTGGCATATGTGGCATCTTGTAAAGAAGCGGTGAAAAGCAGATCAATATCTTTCTTTTTTAAAATTATCGGCTCTTATGAAAACTGTCGTAATCGTAAACTGGAATTAAAAATATCTGAGAATGAGCGGGAAATCATCAACCGGCAACGTTGGGAAATGCTTAAAAGAAAATGGCTGAAAATGTAA
- a CDS encoding DUF4269 domain-containing protein: MPDFTTIEYLKSGNERQQKAYQLLSKHCFFEKLKAYSPILAGTIPIEIDIEGSDLDIICKVDLKFEENFLNDVLSCIPHDAEIKVEYPVLNGEKCITVNFGLEEFPIEIFGQNRPSTMQNAYRHMISEYKILQEKGEDFKQKIIQLKQQGMKTEPAFGMLLGLENPYEDLLKL; encoded by the coding sequence ATGCCTGATTTTACCACAATTGAATATCTGAAATCAGGAAATGAAAGACAGCAAAAAGCCTATCAGCTTCTTTCAAAACATTGCTTCTTTGAGAAATTAAAAGCATATTCCCCAATTTTAGCCGGAACAATTCCTATTGAAATTGATATTGAAGGTAGTGATCTTGATATAATCTGTAAAGTTGATCTTAAATTTGAAGAAAATTTTTTGAATGATGTATTGAGCTGTATTCCTCACGATGCGGAAATTAAGGTGGAATATCCTGTTCTTAATGGTGAGAAATGTATTACTGTAAATTTTGGATTGGAAGAATTTCCTATCGAAATTTTCGGACAGAATAGACCTTCAACAATGCAGAATGCTTACCGGCATATGATTTCGGAATACAAAATACTTCAGGAAAAAGGAGAAGATTTTAAACAAAAAATAATACAGTTAAAACAGCAGGGAATGAAGACGGAACCGGCTTTTGGGATGCTTCTGGGACTTGAAAATCCTTATGAGGACCTGTTAAAATTATAA
- a CDS encoding GSCFA domain-containing protein gives MKFRTEVDIIESKNKITLEDRIFSIGSCFASEMSDLFSQGQLQALNNPFGTVFNPFSISNSVKRLHDAEFYHEEELITFNDEFISLDHHTGFDTRYIHQTLNKINAKLEEGNSFLQETDWVIITYGTSFIYEFLPKQKLVANCHKIPQKFFEKKLLSHHEITDAIYNTILNLNDICKDDVQILFTVSPVRHTKDGMIENQLSKSKLVTAVHEAIQQFENCHYLPVYEILMDDLRDYRFYKEDMIHPNTQAVNYIFEKFGNAYFADETKEFIKENFKINKALEHRTGDEKDPKYIEFKEKLNQKIEVQRQKVKHKIFSDA, from the coding sequence ATGAAGTTCAGGACAGAAGTTGATATCATAGAATCGAAGAATAAGATCACGCTTGAAGATAGAATATTTTCAATCGGTTCTTGCTTTGCTTCTGAAATGTCGGATCTGTTTTCCCAGGGGCAGCTTCAGGCACTGAATAATCCTTTCGGAACTGTTTTTAACCCCTTTTCAATCAGCAATTCGGTAAAAAGGCTTCACGATGCGGAGTTTTATCATGAGGAAGAATTAATCACGTTTAATGACGAATTTATTTCTCTTGATCACCATACCGGTTTTGATACAAGATATATCCATCAGACACTAAATAAAATTAATGCTAAACTAGAAGAAGGAAATTCTTTTCTTCAGGAAACCGATTGGGTAATCATTACCTACGGAACGTCTTTCATCTACGAATTTCTTCCCAAACAGAAACTGGTCGCCAACTGTCACAAAATTCCGCAGAAATTCTTCGAAAAAAAATTGCTGAGCCATCACGAAATTACAGATGCCATTTATAACACGATATTAAATCTCAATGATATTTGTAAGGATGACGTTCAGATCCTTTTTACAGTGTCACCCGTTCGGCATACAAAAGACGGAATGATTGAAAATCAGCTGAGTAAATCAAAACTGGTTACGGCCGTTCATGAGGCTATTCAGCAGTTTGAAAACTGCCATTACCTTCCGGTCTATGAAATCCTGATGGACGATTTGAGGGATTACCGTTTTTACAAAGAAGACATGATACATCCGAATACTCAGGCGGTAAATTATATCTTTGAGAAATTCGGGAATGCTTATTTTGCTGATGAAACCAAAGAATTTATCAAAGAAAATTTTAAGATCAATAAAGCACTGGAACACAGAACCGGCGACGAAAAAGATCCTAAATATATCGAATTTAAAGAAAAATTAAATCAAAAAATTGAAGTACAACGACAAAAAGTAAAACATAAAATCTTTTCAGATGCCTGA
- a CDS encoding DEAD/DEAH box helicase encodes MNLFTETNLSPDILKAIGELGYESPTEIQKQTIPFILSDIRDLIALAQTGTGKTAAFSLPILDMIDDTSRKIQLLVLCPTRELCLQITKDIKNYSKYMKDIKTTAVYGGSSIMDQIRSLKDKPQIIVGTPGRVIDLINRKALDFSAIHWLVLDEADEMLSMGFKDELETILSETPETKQTFLFSATMSKEVERISKSYLTKPHRISVGSINEVKKNIKHEYYVIGYRQKKEALKRLIDSNPNQYSIIFCRTRMETQEVADFLMQNGYAADALHGDLSQAQRDTVMKKFRLKNIDILVATDVAARGLDVNSLTHVIHYSLPDDPEVFVHRSGRTGRAGKDGISIALIKPEESRKLKQIKSVTKIEMQEGKIPTGEDIIKAQVGGVFESLFEIHEDFFEFDDSLIPDLSAFTKEELAHKLLQFQLKDLAMYYKDRHDLIDQKLSSRDDDGGSRRDRRDRDRDRGRDRDRGERSERSGKPRRKNEDMVRFFFNLGKKDQLKKLDVLDIINKATSGKSKKRAEIGDIEILEKFSFFEVEKSFKDNVLSNIGSMKFKGKEMRAEVAN; translated from the coding sequence ATGAATTTATTTACGGAAACCAATTTAAGTCCTGATATTCTTAAGGCTATTGGCGAACTGGGTTACGAAAGCCCGACAGAAATCCAAAAACAGACTATCCCTTTTATTCTTTCAGATATTCGCGACTTGATCGCACTTGCGCAGACAGGGACAGGCAAAACAGCAGCGTTTTCGCTTCCGATTTTGGATATGATTGACGATACGAGTCGCAAAATCCAATTATTGGTCCTTTGTCCGACACGGGAATTATGTCTTCAGATTACGAAAGACATTAAAAACTACTCCAAATACATGAAAGACATCAAAACGACAGCCGTTTATGGTGGAAGCAGTATTATGGATCAGATCAGATCTCTTAAGGACAAACCGCAGATTATTGTGGGAACTCCGGGAAGAGTAATTGACCTTATTAACAGAAAAGCACTGGATTTTTCTGCGATTCACTGGCTTGTGCTGGATGAAGCAGATGAGATGCTTTCAATGGGTTTCAAAGATGAGTTGGAAACAATTTTGAGTGAAACTCCTGAGACGAAACAAACTTTCCTTTTCTCGGCAACAATGAGCAAGGAAGTGGAAAGAATTTCTAAAAGCTACCTCACAAAACCGCACAGAATTTCTGTAGGTTCTATCAATGAGGTTAAGAAAAACATCAAGCATGAATATTATGTGATCGGTTATCGCCAGAAAAAAGAAGCTTTAAAGCGTCTTATCGATTCCAATCCGAATCAGTATTCTATTATTTTCTGCAGAACGAGAATGGAAACCCAGGAGGTTGCAGATTTCCTTATGCAGAACGGATACGCCGCAGATGCGCTTCACGGTGATCTTTCGCAGGCACAGAGAGATACGGTAATGAAGAAATTCAGGCTTAAAAATATCGATATTCTTGTGGCTACAGACGTTGCCGCAAGAGGATTAGACGTAAATTCCCTGACTCACGTTATCCATTATTCTCTTCCGGATGATCCTGAAGTTTTCGTTCACCGAAGCGGAAGAACGGGTAGAGCAGGAAAAGACGGTATTTCTATTGCCCTGATCAAGCCTGAAGAAAGCAGAAAGCTGAAGCAGATTAAATCGGTGACTAAAATTGAAATGCAAGAAGGTAAAATTCCTACCGGAGAAGATATTATCAAGGCTCAGGTGGGAGGTGTTTTTGAAAGTCTTTTTGAAATTCACGAAGATTTCTTTGAATTTGATGACTCCCTGATTCCCGATTTATCGGCATTCACAAAAGAAGAACTTGCTCACAAACTCCTTCAGTTTCAGCTGAAAGATCTTGCAATGTATTATAAAGACAGACATGATCTTATTGATCAGAAACTGAGCAGCAGAGATGATGACGGAGGCTCCAGAAGGGACAGAAGAGACCGCGACAGAGACAGAGGAAGAGATCGTGACAGAGGCGAAAGAAGCGAGCGTAGCGGAAAACCAAGAAGAAAAAATGAAGATATGGTAAGATTCTTCTTTAATCTGGGTAAAAAAGATCAGCTGAAGAAATTGGATGTATTGGATATTATCAACAAAGCGACTTCCGGAAAAAGCAAGAAAAGAGCTGAAATCGGGGATATCGAAATTCTTGAGAAATTCTCATTCTTCGAAGTTGAAAAATCATTCAAAGACAATGTTTTGAGCAACATCGGATCCATGAAATTCAAAGGAAAGGAAATGAGGGCTGAAGTAGCCAACTAA